The Deltaproteobacteria bacterium HGW-Deltaproteobacteria-2 genome contains the following window.
CTATTTCAAGCAACTTCATGACGCGGCTCTATACAGGCCAGGGTAGTTTCCTGACATGGCAAATGGAACACTTTGCTAATCATTTCCCGCATGATAGTTGGATAGTGGATTCAACTCTGGAAATTTTTAAACGCGAAAAACCAGACATGGCTTACATTCTCCTTGCCCAGTGCGACGACGCGGGGCACGCTATCGGCAATGCCTGGGATCCATCGGAGTTTATAAATGTTGATCCGCCGTATGAACCGCCCGATGGATGTGAAAATAAACCCGAATATCAACTGGTCAGTAAAAGGAACAAACTCCTTTTCAAAGAGGCGATACTTGATGTTATTCGAGATGTTGATATTCAATTCGGACGTCTTATAGAGGGTTTGCAAAAACAAAACGTGATCGATAATGCCAATGTCATTCTCTTGAGTGACCACTCCGCAACAAATCATCTTTATACCGAAGATTTCTCGTCCACGGATTGCATGGGGCTTCTGGAGAACGCTGGTATAATGAAAAAAGGGGGGATATTTAAACAAAGGAATATTTATGCCTTCAGCGTGAGCAGTTACGGCGTTTTGTATTGGCGGGATAATAAGGAAAAAGTACCTGAAGCAAAGAGTTTGTTGCTGGCTCACCGGGCATTGAATTCTCAGACAGGTATCAAGGAGTGTCCATGGTGGGTGCTTGACCGTAATGATATGAAGAAAGGTATCGAAGGGGTGTGTCAGCCGGGTGAACTTTATCACTCCTATTATGTCGATATTGATAAAGAGAAAACATTAATATGGCCCGATCTCATTATTCTGGCAAAAAATGGCTGGCAGATTCCTGTTTATAATGGACAGATTCCCAATGTTGGTATCAATGTGCCGAAATGGACGCCACCTTGGCGTGTTTACAATGGTGGCCATGGATCGGTTGATACGTTGCCAATTGTCGCGGCGATTTCAGTTCCCGGCAGGAAAAAAGGTATAAGCAATAAGCCTGTTCGGATTGCGGACCTTGGTGTCACAGCGGCCGCTCTGCTAGGTTTGAAGCTAAACAGCAATACTATCGGGAAAGATTTAAGCAAAGACGTAAGATAAATTGATTTGCAGTAATTTTTATTAAATCGGACAATTAATAACGGGGGCATATATGAAAAGCGACACTTTTACTTTTAAGACATCGGACGGAATGCAGATATTCACTTACAAATGGATGCCGGATGAAGCTTCATTTGTTAAGGGCGCTGTTCAGATAGCTCACGGAATGGCAGAACATGCGGCCCGTTATGAACGCTTTGCCGAAACTCTGACAAAAGCGGGATATGCCGTGTACGCAAACGATCATCGGGGTCACGGGAAGACCGCCGGTTCGCAGGAAGAGATCGGCTATTTTGCCGATGAAAATGGCTGGGACAAGGTCGTGGAGGACATGCACACTCTGACCGGGATCATAAAAAATGATTGGCCGAAGAAATCGTTTTTCCTCTTTGGCCACAGTATGGGTTCGTTCCTCTCCCGCCATTACGCAATGCTTTACGGCAATGAACTTTCCGGCCTTGTACTTTCCGGCACAGGCGGCGATCCCGGCATAATTGGCAAAATCGGGATGCTCATCGCTAAGATGGATGCGAGGATTCACGGGAAAAAAGCAAAAAGCGAAATTATGAACAAGCTTTCCTTTGGCGCTTTCAACGGTGCGTTCAAGCCCAACAGGACGGACTATGACTGGCTCTCCAGAAATAACACAGAAGTGGACAAATATATAAATGATCCCTGGTGCGGTGCGGTCTTTACGGCGGGTTTTTTTTGCGACATGCTGGTTGGCATTGGCTATATCAATAAAAAAGAAAATATAGCGAAGATTCCGAATCATCTGCCCATTTATCTTTTCTCCGGCGCGAAAGATCCCGTCGGAGCTAATACCAAAGGCGTAATTCAGGTTTATAATACACTAAGGGGTATCGGCATAAATGACGTGACTCTAAAATTTTATGCCGACGGCCGCCATGAGATGCTCAACGAGATTAACCGTGATGAAGTCTTCAGTGACGTAATCGCCTGGCTGAATAAACACATCTGATATTGGTGCTCAGAGATAAAAATATTGAGTACATGCTATAACTTTATAAAAAAATATCCCACTTATCTTTTTCTTGACGGCATAATTACATGTATAATAAAATAATACAGGATCATATGTTGTGCTGACTACAAATTTTCATGACGCAGAATTTCATAGCATCGACGACCTGACTTTGTGATAATTTTTAGGAGGGCGCTGTTATGACAATCCGTGAAATATCACCTACTGTTACACAAAATATTTGCAAGGCTATTGTTCTTCGACTTTTACATAAAATCCATGTTGGTCATTTAACAGTGCTGCTTCCCGATGGAAGGGAAGAACATTTCGGCGACAGGGGTTCACCTCTGACCGCGGATATGACAATTTCCGATTACCGGTTTTTTTCTGACGTTGTTTTGCGTGGGGATGTAGGCCTTGGTGAATCTTTTATGCAGGGTGCGTGGGACACTAAAGACATTCCCGGTCTGTTCCGTTTGTTCATTAAGAACCGCCAGGCATTGCAAGAAGGATATCCCGCGGCAGAATGGTTGTGCAGTCAGAAAAATCGTTTGCTATACAATCCACGAAAAAATACACCGATCGGCAGCAGGGGAAATATTCAACAACACTACGATTTGAGCAATGAATTTTTCCAGAAATTTCTTGACCCGTCCATGCTCTATTCCTGTGGAATTTATTCTTCGGAAAAAGATTCCTGCGAGGCAGCTCAAAAAAACAAGATAAACAGCATCATTGAAAAGGCTCAAATAAAGGCAACCGATCACGTTCTGGAGATTGGCTGTGGCTGGTGCGGTTTTGCTGTAGAGGCCGTTAAACAAACACAATGCCGCCTTACAGGTATTACCGTCTCGCGGGCTCAATATGAGCTTGCGTTGGATCGTGTAAAAAAAGAGGGGTTGGAAAAAAATATTGAAATTCGTCTTCAGGATTACAGGGAAATTAAAGGTCTCTATGATAAAATTGTTTCCATCGAAATGCTCGAAGCAGTCGGCCATCGGTATTTCGGCAAATTTTTCCAGTGTTGTGACCGTCTTCTTAAACCGGGCGGCTTGTTCGTGATTCAGGTAATCACCATACCCGATCAGCGCTATGACGACTATCGCTGGAAAACGGATTGGATTAAGAAATATATTTTCCCGGGAGGAGTTCTGCCCTCTGTAACGGTTCTCAGTCAGGCAGCGACAAAATATTCAAGTTTTATTATGGAGAATCTGAAGGATATAGGTACCCACTATGCTGTGACACTTAAAGACTGGCGGGAAAAATATCTTAGCAATATTGAATCTATATCCGCAATGGGATTTAATAATGTTTTCCGCAGAAAGTGGGAATATTATCTGGCCATATGCGAGGCTGGCTTTGCCGAACGCGTTTTGGGTGATATACAGGTTGTCTTTCGCAAGCCGGTGTGATCGGCCTATTATTTTTTTACAAATAAGGCTTGACTATTCTTTGAAATTGCCATAATGTCTCGCCAACTTCAGGTATTTATAAGTAAAAATTTGAAGGAAAGAGTTGAATTCAGACGTATTGAAGCACATAGGTTAGCCACCGGTACTTTAGAGTCTTGGTGGCTTTTTAGTTCTGTCATCGTGTTGATTCGACTTTTCGAAATATTAAGAAAGGAGGATTAGAACTATGCCAGAAGGTAAAGTAAAGTGGTTTAACGAAAGCAAAGGCTTTGGATTCATTTCGCAAGAAGATGGCGCAGATGTGTTTGTACATTTCAGTGCAATTCAGGCCAGCGGTTTTAAGACGTTAAAAGAGGGCCAATCTGTAAGTTTTGATGTTGTCCAGGGCAAAAAAGGCTTGGAAGCGACAAACGTCAAACCTGTCTAGTTTTTAATGACACTCGCTAATAACGAGTCCCGACAAGTCGGGATTCGAAGCGCAAGTGGAATTATCCTAGGAGCGTAGCGACGTAGGAAATGAGAAACTAATAAATAAGCACTTCGTGTGTGAGAAATCATGATGGAGTGCTTTTTATTATGCCGATTATTATGATTTTGCTTTATTTATCCAATTATTAATCTGTGTTTTTGAAGGGACTTTATTTTTTAGTTCCGGTTTATCTGCTACATACTTTTTAATTTTACCCCAAAGATCTTCGCCATTTGCTTTTGCAAGTTTTACAACCGAATCAACCCCAAGCTTGACCAGAATATATGCATAATCATCGCCAATTCCTCTTAGACGCATCAAGTCTGCAATGCTCACCCACTCTTTAAGAAGCTTATCGCTGATGCCGGTTGAGCAGGCAATTCTTTTAAGGCCGGCAGATTTACTGCATTTCTGCAGTAAATCAAAAGTTGTTTTAATTTTTACAAGCGCCAGTTTTTTCTCAAAATATTCTCCTATCGTTTTAATTTCGGAAATCAGGCTTATATCTCCTTTAATTACCGTCTTCATCTTATTTCTAAAATCACGTACAGAAATCATCTTATCTCTTAGCAATTCCCTGTACAATGTGTCCTTTGGCTTGGTTTCGAACTCATCGATAATCTTTTTATTTCTGGCAATATTTAAATATGAGTTAAAAGCAACGTTTTTTAAATTGCTGAAGGTTTTCTCCGGATCAAATGATATCGATGCGATGTCTGTTTTCTTTATGGATTCTTCAACCTCTGTTATTGTTTCAGATTCAAATCCAAAATTATTCAAAATTGTTTTGTAACTATCAGAGAATCCATTATTCTTTATCTTTTCAACTTCACCTGCATATTCGGGATCGGAAAGTTTTATAACTCCTATATTTTCCTGTTTGATAATACGTTGCACCGTTGGAAAATTCTGCTGTAAAATAAATGCTTCTTCCTGGGCTTTTTTTAGGAGTTCCTTGCTATGTTTTTTCTGCAGGTTCTTTGCGGTAGTATTTCCGTGCTTTTGTGCGCTCAAATATCGGGAAAGCGATATTCCCGATGACTGATTAATTGCATATATGTTATTGAGAGAACCGGCTAAAGTTTTAAGTTCATAGGGCACTGGAACATTAATTGTTAAAGGTTTTACCAGTTTTGTATAATCATGTAATTTCTTATAATTTCTATCGTATTCGGGCGGATCCTTGGCCAAGCGTTTTGATTCTCCCGCAGAATAATAAGCAATGCCGATAGCAGCAGCTGCAATTGCTGCCGCCGGAGCTCCAACACCAAATGCCAGAGTACAACCTATCGAAATCGCTAAGACGGCATAACCTGCGATAACTTCATAATAAAAATCCTGAGCCAAGTCAGCATACTCTTTTTTTTCTTCTTCAACGGTCACCTTGACGGTTAAATCGCGGGCATATGTATCATTGAATCCATCCGCACATGTAACCTCTATTTCGGCTGAATATTTAAATGATTTTTCGTAAGGCTCTTGTCGGGAAAATTCTAAATAAGCTTCTGTCCACCATGTCCAATCCTTACAAATAGATATTGAGCACATTTCCGTTGATTCAGAAGGATCAAGAGCGCCTCCGGTATAAGATTCTATCACGATGTTATTATTTTCATTGCCTGATACGGAAAGATCATCTTCACGTAAATCGGTGCCTATATTTGTAATTCTTTTATTACCTACGTTTGAACACTGTAATACTAATATAAAGTTATCTTTCCAGTTAATGCTTGTGCCATTCGGGTTGCAATGCATATATATTGATAAAATATTAGGCTTTTGCGCTGTAATTATTATATTAACATCTTTAGAATCCTGTAGCACATAATGAATACCGGCCGAACTGCCTGATCCTGACCAGGATGATACATCGAGCTTAACTTCAATATGACAGCGATAAGTTTTAGTCATCGGAAAGGGACCGTTTTGGAATAGACTAGAGCTTATTCTGTAAGCCATTGAACTCCAACTTCGGGTTCCCCAACCCCATCTATCATCAAATGTCTGTGTAATTGTATCCAAAACATTGTTGTTACTATCGTATACTACCATTGAAAAAGAAGCATTATCTCGCAATGCGGTAGCTTCTATGTGTCTGACCGGTACTACCAGATATATATCATCCGCAATTTTGTCTCTATTGATGGTTATGGTGTTTTGAGCATCGGCTCTAACAAAAGGATCTTGATATCTTGTTCCCACCAGTGTTCCACTGCTTAAAAGTTCGCCAATCGTAATATATTCCGGCATAAATCCTCCTTTTTATATTTATTGGTTGGTTGTGTATGAAACAATTATAATTTTGATAAGACGTCTTTAGAAGGGCTTAAATATATAACTCTGTTTTTTATTGTCAAGGTAATATTAACTTATAATTCAATCATTTAATGTGAATATGTGATTAACACGTTTAACTGTAAGAAACAAGTTCTCTCGCGTTTTTTCATATAAAAAAGATTAGCTTGACATATTGTGCCGCAACATGTATTTACCCACATTCACAAAAACGCTTGTTTATGACGGATCCCCATCTGGCAGAACTCTCTTCCAAGTGTGGGGTTTTTTTATTAATGAGACTCGCTGAAAACAAGCGTAGCGAAGTTTGAAGCGTAAGTCGAATTATCCCAGGAGCTTAGCGACGAGGGATTTGAGGATCGCTGAAAACGAATCCCGACGAGCGAAGTGAAGTTTGAAGAGTAAGTCGAACAATCCCCGCAGCGAAGCGGAGTGGGATTGATGACACCTTTCTCCGAAAGCGAAGCGCATCGGAATTGGTAAATCGAAATATCCCTGAACGAAGTGAATGGGATTAGTTACACATTAGCAATAATTTAGAAGGTAAAAAAAGGTAAAAGGTACAAAAATAATGAAGATTGAAGATCAGAAAATTCGTAATATCGGTATAAGCGCACATATTGATTCCGGAAAAACCACGCTTACCGAGAGGATTCTTTATTATACGAAAAGAATTCATGCCATCCATGATGTCAAAGGAAAAGACGGAGTCGGCGCCACGATGGATTCCATGGAACTGGAAAAGGAACGCGGCATCACTATCGCTTCGGCAGCCACTTATTGCGAATGGAAAGGCCACGAGATAAATATTATAGACACACCGGGACATGTCGACTTTACCATGGAAGTGGAAAGATCGCTCCGTGTTTTGGATGGCGCCATTCTGGTTCTGTGTGCGGTCGGCGGCGTTCAGTCGCAATCCATTACGGTTGATCGGCAGATGAAAAGATATAAAGTTCCGAGCATTGCCTTTATTAATAAATGCGACCGTAGCGGCGCTAATCCTTTCCGTGTAATCAGCCAGTTAAAATCAAAGCTAGGCCACAATGCCGTAGCCATGCAGATTCCCATTGGTCTGGAAAATGAAGCCGAAGGCGTTGTTGATTTAGTCAGTATGAAAGCGCTTTATTTTGACGGCGAAAACGGCGAGATTGTCCGCGAGGCGGAAATTCCGCAGAATCTCCAGGAAGAAGCCAAGACAAAAAGAGAAGAGTTAATTGATGCCGCTTCGGTGTTTTCCGATGAATTGACGGAAGCAATTCTGAATGAAAGTGAAATATCTTCCGAATTGATTTATGCAGCTATGCGCATAGGTACATTGCAAAGAAAAATAACCCCTGTTTATATGGGATCAGCATATAAGAATAAAGCCATACAGCCAATGCTTGATGGTGTTAGTTATCTTTTGCCTTGCCCTTCCGATGTGGAAAATGTGGCGATGGATATGGATAATAATGAAGAACTCGTTGTGCTGGAAAATGATCCAGAAAAACCAATTGTCGCTTTGGCCTTTAAATTGGAAGATGGCAAATATGGGCAATTAACGTATGTTCGCGTTTATCAGGGAACAGTGGCCAAGGGATCGATTATTGTCAATATCCGCAACGGAAAAAAGGTGAAGGTAGGCCGCGTTGTGCGGATGCATGCCGATCAAATGGAAGATGTCGAATATCTGAAATCCGGGTACATCGGCGCGTTATTCGGAATTGAATGTTCTTCCGGCGATACTTTTACTTCCCCGGGAACAAATGTAACGATGATTTCCATGTATGTGCCCAAACCGGTCATATCTGCGGCTATAACGACCAAAGATAACAAATCGCAAATGGCTATGGCCAAGGCGCTGAATAGATTTTGTAAGGAAGATCCGACTTTTAAATCTTTTGTTGATCCCGAAACCAATGAAACAATTATCGAAGGCATGGGTGAACTGCATCTGGACATTTATGTGGAAAGAATGAGGCGGGAATATGGCGCCGACGTCACGACAGGTAATCCCCGCGTTGCTTACCGCGAGACAATCACACAGCATGCCGATTTCAATTATACCCACAAAAAACAAACCGGTGGCTCCGGCCAATTCGCTCGCATTGCCGGTTTTATTGAACCGATCAGCGATGCCGAGTTTGTTTTTGAAAATAAAATTTTCGGCGGCGCTATTCCCACACAATTTATTTCTGCTTGCGAAAAAGGATTTAAACAAAGCATGGCCAAAGGGCCGAAATTGGAATTTCCGATTACCGGCGTGAAGGTGCTCATCAATGACGGCGCTTCCCATGCGGTGGATTCTTCGGATATGGCTTTCCAGGCATGTGCTCGTGGAGCATTCAAGGACGCATATCTGCGGGCAAAGCCGGTCATTCATGAACCGATAATGAAAGTGGTCGTGGAAACTCCAACTGAATTTCAAGGTGCCGTCATGGGACTTTTAAATCAACGCCGCGGCATGATTATCGGATCTCAGGATGAAGATGTCATGTGCGTGATTGAATCACAAGTGCCGCTGGCGGAAATGTTTGGATTTTCGACTATCCTGCGTTCAGCCACACAGGGCAAAGCACAGTTCACAATGGAATTTTCCATTTACCGGCAAGTGCCGCAGTCAATCGCGGAGAAGATCACACTGGAAGCAGCTGAAAATAAAAAATCAGCCGCTTAATAAATTAAAAAGATGTTGACAAACAACAGTGCCCTGAAAAGGGAAGAAAATGTTATCCATTTAACTTATAAGGATATTATCATGATAAAAAAAGAAATGATTTTCCGCAATCCGCTGATTAATCTTGGTTATGAAAATGAAGATATTTTGCCGAGCGGAGGGTTTGGAGCGGTGCTTGCTCATGCCGGAGTAGGCAAGACAGCCTTGCTTGTTCAGATTGCTTTAAACGCGATGTTACGCGAACAGCCTGTACTGCACGTAAGCCTGAACGATGCGGTGAGCAAAGTTGATGTCTGGTATCAGGAGTTGTTTCATGATATTGCCGCGAAATTTGATGCTGCTGAAATTCAGGATTACTGGGACAACATTCAGCCTTACCGTTTTATCATGACTTTCAAAGTAGAAGGTTTCAGCGCGCCGAGGCTGGAAGAGCGTTTAACCGACTTAATGCAGCAAAATATTTTCAAACCGCATACTGTAATCATTGACGGATTTAAATTTGATGAGGCGGGTCGCGGACAGCTTGTGCAATTGAAAGAACTGGCTCATAAATATTCAATGCGTATCTGGTTTACTGTGCATACGCATCGCCATGAGCCGCCGCAGGAAAATGGTTTGCCTCTTTCTTTTTTACATGTGGCAGATTTATTTGACGTTATCGTTCAACTGGCCGCAAAAGGCGATGAAGTATATATTAAATCCCTTAAAGGAAGATCAGTCGAAGCAAAGCAAAACGATTTGGTTCTTGATCCGGCTACGATGTTGATTAAGGACGCTAAGTAATAGAGGTTCGCGATGTTTGAGTCCAATGAAGAACTTTTTCAAGCAGTGAACGAATTAATTGCCAATTTGGAAAAAAGTGGTTTTAATTCGTCAGCCTTGGAATTAAAGAGAGGATTTCAATCAATCAATGGGTTAACTGATGGTTGGGCTACGTTCCTGGAGTCCATTGAATGTGTACAGAAGAGTCATTCTATCAATATAGACTCTAATGATCTGGACAAATTACAATTAATTTACGAAACAGTATATTTTGCAGTGTACCGAAAAAAACCCAAACCCTGGTGGCAGCTCGGGTAATTATTACCCCGGGGAAAATAATTGCTGCCGGTTCCCGCCGTCGAAGTCACAGAATATCTGCTAATCAAGTATCACCAAAACCTGATCCGTTTTTACGGAATCACCTTCTTTAATATTTATTTTCTTAACTGTGCCATCAGCAGGAGCATATATAGGGATTTCCATTTTCATGGCATCCATAATAACGACCTCATCATCAGTATTAACCTTGTCGCCTACATTAACAACAATACTGATGACTTTTCCGGTCATGGGTGCTTTTATTTCCATACTCATTTTGCACATCTCCTTTTTAGTCCCTTACTTTTCATCGGGAAAACGTTTAATACTTTTATTGATAAATTGATTTTGTATCAATACCCAAATTACAAAGTAAGGTCAATAAAATTATAAATGTTTTTTAAATTAGAATAATTAGTAATAATTAGTAATATTTTAGGAAAATTTTCTTGAAATATTGCGTTATATTGTTTATGCAGTCTTATCGTCTTTATAAGGAGGGATTATGTCCGGTGAACTAATGAACACCAAAGAAGTTGCCAGATATCTTGATATTCACGAAAAGCAGGTTTATCTGCTGATCAAAGCCGGAAAAATTCCCTGCACAAGAGTCACCGGCAAGTGGATTTTCCCCGTCAGACTTATTGATGAGTGGATAAGAAACAGCGCACAGGATTCTCTCCAGCAGGCCAGAAAGAAAATAAATCAAATCGAAGGAGCGCTTCTGGCAGCGGGGAGCAATGATCCGGTTCTGGATATGCTTCTGACTGCAATCAAAAAGGATCACCCTGACTTTAATATTTTTTCAGCCAACACAGGTAGTGTAGGTGGTCTGGAAGCGCTCAATACGGGTCTGACGGACATTGCGTTTTCTCATCTTCTTGATCCCGAAACAGGCGATTACAATATTCCTTATTTAAAACAGTACTGTCCTGATAATCATCCGGTTGTCGTGAATATGTTTTATCGTCAGGTGGGATTTATCATCGTAAAATCAAGAATCAATGTATTTAAAGGATGGGAAAGTCTGACTAGCAAAAAGATTCGCTTTGTGAATCGGCAGAAAGGATCAGGGATAAGAATTCTGCTGAATCATGAACTGCGAGAAAGAGACATCTCTGGTGACAGCATCAAAGGTTATGAAAATGAAGTTTATACGCATTTTGAAGTTGGCCTCGCGCTCATTTCAGGCGAAGCAGATGTGGGCGTTGCCTCTGCCGCTGTGGCGAAAATACTCGACTTGAATTTTCAACCATTAATCAGTGAGCGTTTCGATATGATTCTGGATAAGAATACTTTTTTCCAACCGGCCATTCAGACTTTTATTGAGACACTCAAATCCGAACAATTTAAAAACCATGTGGGACGTATCGGTAATTATGATTTTAAAGATGCGGGGCGTATTTTCCATTCTTAGAAAAATTATTAATGAAAATAAATTGAGGTAAGGAGGATTAAGAATGAAATTATTTATCGGAAAATTGACGGTGTTGCTTATTTTAGTATGGTCGTCTCTGGCGTTGGCCGTCAATGGGGATAAATTTGTATTTTTGTCCAGCACAATCGGTCCGATTGATGCCGGAATTGTCAGCGCTCTTGAAGATCAGTTTGAAAAAGACACAGGCATCCGTGTGCGTCATGTGGGCGCGGGAACGGGAGCTGCTTTGGATATTGCGCGCAAATGCGAAATTGATCTGGTTATGGTTCATGCCAAATCTTTGGAAGAAAAATTTATCGCTGATAGTTTCGGCACAGAAAGAATTCCCTTGATGTATAATGATTTTGTTATTGTCGGACCGGTTTCCGATCCGGCGGCAATCAAGGGAACGAAAACAGCAGCGGAAGCATTAAAGAAAATTATGGATAGCAACTCTCTGTTTATCAGCCGCGGTGACAAATCAGGCACACATGTCGCGGAAATGGAACTCTGGGGAAAGGCCGGAATTAAACCTTCAGGTTCATGGTATGCCGTTTACGCAAAGGGAGCTGAAGGCAATGTTCCCACGCTTAAATATACCGATCAAAAAGAAGCTTACACGGTGATTGATCGAGCGACTTATCTATCCATAAAAGACCAGATCACGCTGGCAGTATTGGTCGAAGGTGATGAGGCTCTTTTAAATTTTATTTCATTAATACCAGTCAATAAGGCAAAATGTCCCAAGGTCAACATGAAAGACACAAAGACATTTGTAAAATGGCTGACCTCTCCCAAGAAAGGCCAACTGATTATCCGTGATTTCGGCAAGGATAAGTTCGGCGCGGCTCTTTTCTTTCCCAATTCTATAGAATGGCAGAAAGTACAAAAGAAATAAAAGAATAAATTTAATATAAAGGAGAAAAATAATGAAAATGTTCAGAAGTAGTAAAGTTATAATAACGTTGATGTTAGCCGCGTTGCTTTT
Protein-coding sequences here:
- a CDS encoding SAM-dependent methyltransferase, yielding MTIREISPTVTQNICKAIVLRLLHKIHVGHLTVLLPDGREEHFGDRGSPLTADMTISDYRFFSDVVLRGDVGLGESFMQGAWDTKDIPGLFRLFIKNRQALQEGYPAAEWLCSQKNRLLYNPRKNTPIGSRGNIQQHYDLSNEFFQKFLDPSMLYSCGIYSSEKDSCEAAQKNKINSIIEKAQIKATDHVLEIGCGWCGFAVEAVKQTQCRLTGITVSRAQYELALDRVKKEGLEKNIEIRLQDYREIKGLYDKIVSIEMLEAVGHRYFGKFFQCCDRLLKPGGLFVIQVITIPDQRYDDYRWKTDWIKKYIFPGGVLPSVTVLSQAATKYSSFIMENLKDIGTHYAVTLKDWREKYLSNIESISAMGFNNVFRRKWEYYLAICEAGFAERVLGDIQVVFRKPV
- a CDS encoding elongation factor G, with the translated sequence MKIEDQKIRNIGISAHIDSGKTTLTERILYYTKRIHAIHDVKGKDGVGATMDSMELEKERGITIASAATYCEWKGHEINIIDTPGHVDFTMEVERSLRVLDGAILVLCAVGGVQSQSITVDRQMKRYKVPSIAFINKCDRSGANPFRVISQLKSKLGHNAVAMQIPIGLENEAEGVVDLVSMKALYFDGENGEIVREAEIPQNLQEEAKTKREELIDAASVFSDELTEAILNESEISSELIYAAMRIGTLQRKITPVYMGSAYKNKAIQPMLDGVSYLLPCPSDVENVAMDMDNNEELVVLENDPEKPIVALAFKLEDGKYGQLTYVRVYQGTVAKGSIIVNIRNGKKVKVGRVVRMHADQMEDVEYLKSGYIGALFGIECSSGDTFTSPGTNVTMISMYVPKPVISAAITTKDNKSQMAMAKALNRFCKEDPTFKSFVDPETNETIIEGMGELHLDIYVERMRREYGADVTTGNPRVAYRETITQHADFNYTHKKQTGGSGQFARIAGFIEPISDAEFVFENKIFGGAIPTQFISACEKGFKQSMAKGPKLEFPITGVKVLINDGASHAVDSSDMAFQACARGAFKDAYLRAKPVIHEPIMKVVVETPTEFQGAVMGLLNQRRGMIIGSQDEDVMCVIESQVPLAEMFGFSTILRSATQGKAQFTMEFSIYRQVPQSIAEKITLEAAENKKSAA
- a CDS encoding cold-shock protein, giving the protein MPEGKVKWFNESKGFGFISQEDGADVFVHFSAIQASGFKTLKEGQSVSFDVVQGKKGLEATNVKPV
- a CDS encoding acetyl-CoA carboxylase biotin carboxyl carrier protein subunit, yielding MSMEIKAPMTGKVISIVVNVGDKVNTDDEVVIMDAMKMEIPIYAPADGTVKKINIKEGDSVKTDQVLVILD
- a CDS encoding alpha/beta hydrolase, whose amino-acid sequence is MKSDTFTFKTSDGMQIFTYKWMPDEASFVKGAVQIAHGMAEHAARYERFAETLTKAGYAVYANDHRGHGKTAGSQEEIGYFADENGWDKVVEDMHTLTGIIKNDWPKKSFFLFGHSMGSFLSRHYAMLYGNELSGLVLSGTGGDPGIIGKIGMLIAKMDARIHGKKAKSEIMNKLSFGAFNGAFKPNRTDYDWLSRNNTEVDKYINDPWCGAVFTAGFFCDMLVGIGYINKKENIAKIPNHLPIYLFSGAKDPVGANTKGVIQVYNTLRGIGINDVTLKFYADGRHEMLNEINRDEVFSDVIAWLNKHI
- a CDS encoding tungsten ABC transporter permease, with amino-acid sequence MKLFIGKLTVLLILVWSSLALAVNGDKFVFLSSTIGPIDAGIVSALEDQFEKDTGIRVRHVGAGTGAALDIARKCEIDLVMVHAKSLEEKFIADSFGTERIPLMYNDFVIVGPVSDPAAIKGTKTAAEALKKIMDSNSLFISRGDKSGTHVAEMELWGKAGIKPSGSWYAVYAKGAEGNVPTLKYTDQKEAYTVIDRATYLSIKDQITLAVLVEGDEALLNFISLIPVNKAKCPKVNMKDTKTFVKWLTSPKKGQLIIRDFGKDKFGAALFFPNSIEWQKVQKK
- a CDS encoding cytoplasmic protein, which codes for MLTNNSALKREENVIHLTYKDIIMIKKEMIFRNPLINLGYENEDILPSGGFGAVLAHAGVGKTALLVQIALNAMLREQPVLHVSLNDAVSKVDVWYQELFHDIAAKFDAAEIQDYWDNIQPYRFIMTFKVEGFSAPRLEERLTDLMQQNIFKPHTVIIDGFKFDEAGRGQLVQLKELAHKYSMRIWFTVHTHRHEPPQENGLPLSFLHVADLFDVIVQLAAKGDEVYIKSLKGRSVEAKQNDLVLDPATMLIKDAK
- a CDS encoding DNA-binding protein, which translates into the protein MSGELMNTKEVARYLDIHEKQVYLLIKAGKIPCTRVTGKWIFPVRLIDEWIRNSAQDSLQQARKKINQIEGALLAAGSNDPVLDMLLTAIKKDHPDFNIFSANTGSVGGLEALNTGLTDIAFSHLLDPETGDYNIPYLKQYCPDNHPVVVNMFYRQVGFIIVKSRINVFKGWESLTSKKIRFVNRQKGSGIRILLNHELRERDISGDSIKGYENEVYTHFEVGLALISGEADVGVASAAVAKILDLNFQPLISERFDMILDKNTFFQPAIQTFIETLKSEQFKNHVGRIGNYDFKDAGRIFHS